A stretch of DNA from Micromonospora peucetia:
ACGATCCCGGAGGCACCGGGGGTCTACCGCTTCCGCGACGGCACCGGCCGGGTGATCTACGTCGGCAAGGCGAAGAGCCTGCGCAGCCGGCTCAACTCCTACTTCGCCGACCTGTGGGGCCTGCACCAGCGCACCCAGCAGATGGTCACCACCGCCGAGTCGGTGGACTGGGTCACCGTGGGCACCGAGGTCGAGGCGCTCCAGCTCGAATACACCTGGATCAAGCAGTACGACCCGCGCTTCAACGTTCGCTACCGCGACGACAAGTCCTACCCCTACCTGGCGGTCACCCTCAACGAGGAGTTCCCCCGGTTGCAGGTGATGCGTGGTGCCAAGCGCAAGGGGGTGCGCTACTTCGGTCCCTACTCGCATGCCTGGGCGATCCGCGAGACGCTCGACCTGCTGCTGCGGGTCTTTCCGGCGCGCACCTGCTCGGCCGGAGTCTTCAAGCGCGCCGGCCAGGTCGGCCGCCCCTGCCTGCTGGGCTACATCGACAAGTGTTCGGCCCCCTGCGTCGGCAGCGTCACCCCCGAGCAGCACCGGGAGATCGTCGACGGCTTCTGCGACTTCATGGCCGGCCGCACCGACACGATGGTGCGCGGGCTGGAACGGGAGATGACCGAGGCCAGCGAGCAGTTGGAGTTCGAGCGGGCGGCCCGGCTACGCGACGACGTGGCCGCGCTGCGCCGGGCGATGGAGAAGCAGACCGTCGTGCTCGGTGACGGCACCGACGCCGACGTGGTCGCGTTCGCCGACGACCTTCTCGAAGCGGCCGTCCAGGTCTTCCACGTGCGCGACGGCCGGGTCCGTGGCCAGCGCGGCTGGGTGGTGGAGAAGACCGAGGAGTTGAGCACGGGCGACCTGGTGCACCACTTCTGCACCCAGGTCTACGGCGACGAGCAGGGCGAAGCCGACGTGCCCCGCGAGCTGCTCGTGCCGGCGTTGCCCGCCGACGCCGACGCACTGGCCGACTGGCTCTCCGGCCGTCGGGGCAGTCGGGTGACCCTGCGGGTGCCGCAGCGTGGCGACAAGCGGTCCCTGCTGGAGACGGTCGAGCGCAACGCGAAGGACGCCCTCACCCGGCACAAGCTGCGCCGGGCCGGCGACCTGACCACCCGGAGCAAGGCGCTCGACGAGATCAGCGAGGCGCTCGACATGCGCACCTCGCCGCTGCGCATCGAGTGTTTCGACATCTCCCAGATGCAGGGCACCGACGTGGTGGCGAGCATGGTCGTCTTCGAGGACGGGCTGCCCCGCAAGAGCGAATACCGGCGTTTCATCATCCGTGGCGCCACCGACGACCTCTCCGCCATGTCGGAGGTGCTGCGCCGCCGCTTCGCCCGCTACCTCGACGCCCGCGCCGAGACCGGCGAGGCGGGCGTCGAGCCGGCCGACGACTCCGCCGTCCCGGTCGCGCCTGACGACCTCACCGCCCCGGTCGGGCCGCAGGCCAGCACAGACCCGGTCGCGCCTGACGACCTCACCGCCCCGGTCGGGCCGGAGGCCAGCACGGTCCCGGCCGGGACCGACGAGCCTCGGGTGGGTGCCCTGATCGACCCGACCACCGGACGGCCGCGCCGGTTCGCGTACCCGCCGCAGCTGGTGGTGGTCGACGGCGGCGCGCCGCAGGTCGCGGCAGCGGCCCAGGCCCTCGCGGAGCTGGGCATCGACGACGTCGCGCTGTGCGGCCTGGCCAAGCGGCTGGAGGAGGTCTGGCTGCCCGACGACGAGTTCCCGGTCATTCTGCCGCGCACCTCGGAAGGGCTCTACCTGCTGCAACGGGTGCGCGACGAGGCGCACCGCTTCGCCATCACCTTCCACCGGCAGCGGCGCTCCAAGCGGATGACCGAGTCGGCGCTGGACAGGGTGCCCGGCCTGGGGGAGGTGCGCCGCAAGGCGCTGCTGCGCCACTTCGGCTCGCTCAAGCGGCTCTCCGCCGCCACCGTGGAGGAGATCACCGAGGTGCCCGGCGTCGGCCGGCGCACTGCCGAGGCGATCCTGGCCGCGCTGGGTGGCGAGGCGAAGGCGCCGACAGCGGACTGACCGCGCCGCCGGCTCGGCTCGTGCGCCGAGCACCCACCCGGCCGACGGTCACTCGGCCAGGACGGTCAGGATCTGCTCGCCGTACTTGGCGAGCTTGTTCTCGCCGACCCCGCTGACCTGGGACAGCTCCGCCAGCGAGGTGGGCGCGTCGGTGGCGATCTGTCGCAGCGTGGCGTCGTGGAAGATCACGTAGGCCGGGACGCCCTGCTCCTTGGCGGCGGCCCCCCGCCACGCGCGCAGCCGCTCGAAGACCCCGGCGGCGGTCGGGGACAACTCGGCGACGACGGTGGCCGCCCCGCGCGGCTTGGCAGCCCGGGACGAGGCGACCTTCTCCGGCTCGCGGCGCATCATCACCGTGCGGCGGCGGCCCAGCACCTCCGCGCTGGCCTCGGTGAGGGCCAGCGTGCCGTAGTCGCCCTCGACGGCCAGCAGCCCCTCGGCCAGCAGTTGCCGCACCACGCCGCGCCACTCGGCCTCGCGCAGCTCGACGCCGATGCCGAACACGGTCAGCGAGTCGTGACCGTACTGGGTGACCTTGTCGGTCGCGCGGCCGAGCAGGATGTCGACGCAGTGCCCCGCACCGAAGCGCTGGTTGCGTTCCCGGTCGAGCCGGAAGATCGTGGAGAGCAGCTTCTGCGCCGCGACGGTGCCGTCCCAGGACTCCGGCGGGCTGAGGCAGGTGTCGCAGTTGCCGCAGGCGGCGGTGGCCTTCTCGCCGAAGTAGTCGAGCAGTTGCCCGCGCCGGCAGCGGACCGTCTCGCAGAGAGCGAGCATCGCGTCGAGGTGGGCGGCGAGGTTGCGCCGGTGGGTGAGGTCACCGTCGGAGGTCTCGATCATCTTGCGCTGCTGGACCACGTCCTGGAGCCCGTACGCCAGCCAGGCGGTCGACGGTAGGCCGTCGCGCCCGGCGCGCCCGGTCTCCTGGT
This window harbors:
- the uvrC gene encoding excinuclease ABC subunit UvrC, giving the protein MADPSTYRPAPGTIPEAPGVYRFRDGTGRVIYVGKAKSLRSRLNSYFADLWGLHQRTQQMVTTAESVDWVTVGTEVEALQLEYTWIKQYDPRFNVRYRDDKSYPYLAVTLNEEFPRLQVMRGAKRKGVRYFGPYSHAWAIRETLDLLLRVFPARTCSAGVFKRAGQVGRPCLLGYIDKCSAPCVGSVTPEQHREIVDGFCDFMAGRTDTMVRGLEREMTEASEQLEFERAARLRDDVAALRRAMEKQTVVLGDGTDADVVAFADDLLEAAVQVFHVRDGRVRGQRGWVVEKTEELSTGDLVHHFCTQVYGDEQGEADVPRELLVPALPADADALADWLSGRRGSRVTLRVPQRGDKRSLLETVERNAKDALTRHKLRRAGDLTTRSKALDEISEALDMRTSPLRIECFDISQMQGTDVVASMVVFEDGLPRKSEYRRFIIRGATDDLSAMSEVLRRRFARYLDARAETGEAGVEPADDSAVPVAPDDLTAPVGPQASTDPVAPDDLTAPVGPEASTVPAGTDEPRVGALIDPTTGRPRRFAYPPQLVVVDGGAPQVAAAAQALAELGIDDVALCGLAKRLEEVWLPDDEFPVILPRTSEGLYLLQRVRDEAHRFAITFHRQRRSKRMTESALDRVPGLGEVRRKALLRHFGSLKRLSAATVEEITEVPGVGRRTAEAILAALGGEAKAPTAD